In the genome of Magnolia sinica isolate HGM2019 chromosome 2, MsV1, whole genome shotgun sequence, one region contains:
- the LOC131236597 gene encoding amino acid permease 3-like, with the protein MGESAGAKNHHHQVTDFSIEVQHQGPSKCFDDDGRIKRTGNIWTASAHIITAVIGSGVLSLAWAIAQLGWIAGPAVMFLFSFVIYYTSALLADCYRSGDPVTGKRNYTYMDAVRANLGGAKVKICGLIQYLNLFGVAIGYTIAASISMMAIKRSNCFHQSRGKDPCHMSSNPYMIMFGISEIIFSQIPDFDQIWWLSIVAAIMSFTYSSIGLALGIAQVAANGSFKGSMTGIGIGAVTQTQKIWRSFQAFGDIAFAYSYSIILIEIQDTIKSPPSESKTMKKATLVSVAVTTAFYMLCGCMGYAAFGDHAPGNLLTGFGFYNPFWLLDIANAAIVIHLVGAYQVYCQPLFAFIEKWAIQRWPKSEFITRDIPVPIPGFRPFKLNLFRLVWRSAFVVATTVISMLLPFFNDVVGILGAFGFWPLTVYFPVEMYIAQKKIPKWSTRWVCLQILSLACLAISLAAAVGSVAGVILDLKTYRPFKTSY; encoded by the exons ATGGGAGAGAGTGCTGGAGCCAAGAACCACCACCACCAAGTCACTGACTTCTCCATAGAAGTGCAGCACCAAGGTCCTTCCAAATGCTTCGACGATGATGGCCGAATCAAAAGAACAG GAAACATTTGGACTGCAAGTGCCCACATAATAACAGCTGTGATTGGCTCTGGTGTGCTGTCCCTGGCATGGGCCATCGCCCAGCTGGGATGGATAGCCGGGCCTGCTGTCATGTTCCTGTTCTCCTTTGTAATCTACTACACTTCCGCCCTCCTCGCCGATTGCTACCGGTCGGGCGATCCTGTCACTGGCAAGAGAAACTACACTTACATGGACGCTGTTCGGGCCAACCTTG GTGGAGCTAAGGTTAAGATATGTGGTTTGATCCAATACCTCAATCTGTTTGGTGTGGCCATTGGTTACACGATCGCAGCATCGATCAGCATGAT GGCGATCAAACGGTCCAACTGCTTCCACCAGAGCAGAGGAAAGGACCCATGCCACATGTCAAGCAATCCTTACATGATCATGTTCGGCATCTCTGAAATCATCTTCTCTCAAATCCCCGACTTCGACCAGATTTGGTGGCTCTCCATTGTTGCGGCTATTATGTCCTTCACCTACTCATCCATCGGCCTAGCTCTCGGAATTGCCCAAGTCGCAG CTAACGGGAGCTTCAAAGGCAGCATGACTGGAATAGGCATCGGTGCAGTCACCCAAACTCAAAAgatttggaggagcttccaagcCTTCGGTGACATTGCATTCGCTTACTCTTATTCAATAATCCTCATCGAGATACAG GACACCATCAAATCCCCACCTTCCGAGTCCAAAACCATGAAGAAGGCGACCCTCGTCAGCGTCGCCGTCACAACAGCCTTCTACATGCTCTGTGGCTGCATGGGCTACGCCGCGTTTGGTGACCATGCACCCGGCAACCTCCTCACCGGCTTCGGCTTCTACAACCCCTTCTGGCTGCTCGATATCGCCAATGCAGCAATCGTCATCCACCTTGTTGGTGCCTATCAGGTCTACTGCCAGCCCCTGTTCGCATTCATAGAGAAGTGGGCCATCCAAAGATGGCCCAAGAGCGAATTCATCACAAGAGATATCCCGGTCCCAATCCCCGGTTTCCGCCCTTTCAAACTCAATCTCTTCCGTCTGGTGTGGCGGTCTGCCTTCGTTGTGGCCACCACAGTCATCTCCATGCTCCTCCCATTCTTCAACGATGTCGTCGGCATCCTCGGGGCGTTCGGGTTCTGGCCACTCACTGTCTACTTCCCAGTAGAGATGTACATTGCCCAGAAGAAAATACCCAAGTGGAGTACTAGGTGGGTGTGTCTCCAGATCCTCAGCTTGGCCTGCCTCGCCATCTCGTTGGCTGCTGCGGTGGGGTCCGTTGCAGGTGTGATCCTTGATTTGAAGACGTATCGACCATTCAAGACCAGCTACTGA